A genome region from Coprococcus phoceensis includes the following:
- a CDS encoding NADH-dependent [FeFe] hydrogenase, group A6, protein MENVTIKLNGRAVSAPVGSTILEAAHLAGIKIPTLCFLKEINEIGACRICVVEVKGAKTLVASCVHPIGDGMEIWTNTPKVLEARRKTLQLILSAHDRKCLSCVRSGNCELQQLCRELGVAEEDYFDGEKNGYELDVTAAHMIRDNNKCILCRRCSAVCEKVQGIGVIGPNHRGFATSIGSAFEMGLGDTSCVSCGQCIAVCPTGALQEKDYIDEVLDAIADPEKHVVVQTAPSVRAALGEEFGYPIGTDVEGRMVAALRRIGFDKVFDTDFSADLTIMEEAREFIDRVQNGGVLPLITSCSPGWIKYCEHYFPDMTENLSSCKSPQQMFGAITKTYYAEKTGMDPKDIVCVSVMPCTAKKFEIGREDQNAAGVPDVDIAITTRELARLIKRTGLDFTGLPEENFDDPLGESTGAAVIFGTTGGVMEAALRTAVETLTGEELAKVDFEDVRGTDGIKEATYNVAGMDVKVAVASGLQNAKELLDKVNAGEADYHFIEIMGCPGGCVNGGGQPQVSADVRNFTDVRAARAKVLYDNDAKKAIRKSHENPSIQKLYEEFLGRPGSQKAHEILHTSYIKRTINSI, encoded by the coding sequence ATGGAAAATGTAACGATAAAATTAAATGGCAGAGCCGTGTCGGCGCCGGTGGGGTCTACAATCTTGGAAGCAGCACATTTGGCTGGAATCAAAATACCTACTCTCTGTTTCTTGAAAGAGATTAATGAAATCGGGGCATGTCGAATCTGTGTGGTGGAAGTAAAAGGTGCAAAGACTTTGGTTGCATCCTGTGTACATCCAATCGGTGATGGGATGGAGATATGGACGAATACACCGAAAGTGTTGGAGGCAAGAAGGAAGACTCTGCAGTTAATCTTGTCTGCGCATGACAGAAAATGTCTCTCTTGTGTGAGAAGTGGGAACTGCGAATTGCAGCAGTTGTGCCGTGAACTTGGAGTTGCAGAGGAAGACTATTTTGATGGTGAGAAAAATGGGTATGAATTAGATGTAACGGCGGCACATATGATTCGGGATAACAATAAGTGTATTTTGTGTAGACGATGTTCGGCAGTCTGTGAGAAAGTACAGGGAATCGGTGTGATTGGACCGAATCACAGAGGGTTTGCAACGAGTATTGGATCGGCGTTTGAGATGGGGCTTGGAGATACAAGCTGTGTGTCTTGTGGACAGTGTATTGCAGTCTGTCCGACTGGGGCTCTTCAAGAAAAGGATTATATAGATGAAGTGTTAGATGCGATTGCCGATCCGGAAAAACATGTTGTAGTGCAGACAGCGCCTTCCGTAAGAGCGGCATTGGGAGAAGAGTTTGGATATCCGATTGGAACTGACGTGGAGGGCAGAATGGTGGCAGCACTTCGAAGAATCGGATTTGACAAAGTGTTTGACACGGATTTCAGTGCAGATCTCACTATTATGGAAGAAGCGCGTGAATTTATAGACAGAGTACAAAATGGTGGTGTACTTCCACTTATTACTTCCTGCTCACCTGGATGGATCAAATACTGTGAACATTATTTTCCGGATATGACAGAGAATCTGTCGAGCTGTAAATCACCGCAGCAGATGTTTGGAGCAATTACAAAGACCTATTATGCGGAAAAGACGGGGATGGATCCAAAGGATATCGTGTGTGTGAGTGTGATGCCTTGCACTGCAAAGAAATTTGAAATTGGACGCGAGGATCAGAATGCGGCGGGGGTACCGGATGTGGATATTGCTATTACAACAAGAGAGCTTGCAAGACTGATCAAACGTACAGGACTTGATTTTACAGGACTTCCGGAAGAGAATTTTGATGATCCGCTCGGAGAATCAACAGGAGCAGCGGTAATCTTTGGCACAACCGGTGGTGTTATGGAAGCGGCACTTCGGACGGCGGTGGAGACGCTTACGGGAGAAGAACTCGCAAAAGTGGACTTTGAAGATGTACGAGGAACAGATGGAATTAAAGAAGCGACTTACAATGTAGCGGGAATGGATGTGAAAGTAGCAGTCGCATCCGGACTGCAAAACGCAAAAGAGCTGCTTGACAAAGTCAATGCAGGAGAAGCAGACTATCATTTCATTGAGATTATGGGATGTCCGGGAGGCTGTGTAAATGGCGGTGGACAGCCACAAGTTTCTGCGGATGTAAGAAACTTTACCGATGTGAGAGCGGCACGTGCGAAAGTACTGTATGACAACGATGCCAAAAAAGCAATTCGAAAATCGCATGAGAATCCTTCGATTCAGAAATTATATGAAGAATTTCTGGGAAGACCGGGAAGCCAAAAAGCGCATGAGATTTTACATACATCTTATATAAAGAGAACGATTAATTCCATCTAG